The following proteins come from a genomic window of Methanocella conradii HZ254:
- a CDS encoding phosphoglycolate phosphatase, whose protein sequence is MIKAVVADIDGTLTDMQRRISVEAIVAIRKLPIPVVLASGNVICFMRAASKLIGASEAMIGENGGVVQVGYDSPPVVFADIEECRRAAALLQRRFPGLEQLDARYRLSELAFRRTVDANELRAALDMEYPSLEVVDTQFALHLKHKSVNKGTGLVNVASMMGFKPEEFAALGDSANDLPMFEAAGLGLAVGNAVPELKDVADYVAVKPYGEGAAEALRWLARQL, encoded by the coding sequence TTGATTAAGGCGGTCGTGGCGGACATCGACGGCACGCTGACAGACATGCAGAGGCGCATCAGCGTCGAGGCGATAGTGGCGATCCGTAAGCTTCCCATACCCGTGGTGCTCGCATCCGGAAACGTTATCTGCTTCATGAGGGCGGCGAGCAAGCTCATAGGGGCTAGCGAGGCGATGATAGGCGAGAACGGCGGCGTCGTCCAGGTTGGCTATGACTCCCCGCCGGTTGTTTTTGCCGATATCGAGGAGTGCAGGCGTGCCGCCGCCCTCCTCCAGCGGCGCTTTCCGGGCCTTGAGCAGCTTGATGCCAGGTACAGGCTTTCGGAGTTGGCCTTCAGGCGAACTGTCGACGCGAATGAGCTAAGGGCGGCCCTTGATATGGAGTACCCCTCCCTCGAGGTGGTGGACACACAGTTCGCCCTGCATTTGAAGCATAAGAGCGTGAATAAGGGTACGGGCCTTGTGAACGTTGCCTCGATGATGGGCTTTAAGCCGGAGGAGTTCGCGGCCCTTGGCGACTCTGCCAATGACCTTCCAATGTTTGAGGCTGCGGGCCTTGGCCTTGCCGTGGGTAACGCTGTGCCGGAGCTAAAAGATGTCGCCGACTATGTTGCCGTGAAGCCTTATGGCGAGGGCGCTGCCGAGGCGCTCCGCTGGCTTGCCCGGCAGCTATGA
- a CDS encoding universal stress protein gives MMFENILYATDFSESPFMLPCVGVVGKTRKIHLLHVVGEGARGDPAQFEHQMQEAKSFLEESLAGRGRGMEVDIHIMPGVPAHEICGVARRLNVSLIAVSYHRPGGGGDGATMDLIRNCDRSMLVMTPVSSNMVDKGSDAIDEYCVNLFRSVLCPIVGDPSLKLEAIRSLKEEARLGRIAFLCFSEDVSPMELMGEMKGVGLDSMAIKAEKSPLKEIMGAAEKVEASIIMVDARTEMGLALSLAGRSEVPMLILK, from the coding sequence ATGATGTTCGAGAATATCCTGTACGCTACCGATTTCTCGGAGTCGCCCTTCATGCTCCCCTGCGTGGGCGTCGTAGGGAAGACCAGGAAGATTCACCTTTTACACGTTGTGGGCGAGGGCGCGCGAGGCGACCCCGCGCAATTTGAGCATCAGATGCAGGAGGCAAAAAGCTTTCTGGAGGAATCGCTGGCAGGGCGCGGCAGGGGGATGGAGGTCGATATCCATATTATGCCCGGAGTGCCGGCCCATGAGATATGCGGCGTGGCAAGGAGGCTGAACGTGTCCCTTATCGCCGTAAGCTATCATAGGCCGGGGGGAGGCGGGGATGGCGCTACGATGGACCTGATAAGGAACTGCGACAGGAGCATGCTCGTGATGACTCCAGTGTCCTCGAATATGGTGGATAAGGGCTCCGACGCAATTGACGAGTACTGCGTTAACCTTTTTCGCAGCGTACTGTGCCCCATAGTGGGGGACCCATCGCTGAAGCTGGAGGCGATTCGCTCCCTTAAGGAGGAGGCGAGGCTGGGCAGGATAGCCTTTTTATGCTTCTCTGAGGACGTTAGCCCGATGGAATTGATGGGAGAGATGAAGGGCGTGGGCCTCGATAGCATGGCGATAAAGGCAGAAAAATCGCCTTTGAAGGAGATAATGGGGGCGGCTGAAAAGGTCGAGGCCTCGATTATCATGGTGGATGCCAGGACAGAGATGGGGCTTGCTTTGAGCCTGGCTGGAAGGTCGGAGGTTCCGATGCTGATACTTAAATAG
- a CDS encoding flavodoxin family protein, with protein sequence MRVFGISGSPRLGGTHYAVNYALDYLKDKGCETRYFSARGKDIRFCIHCDYCMKEKKGCIQKDGLAEFYEGMQWADGVVMGTPCYQGTLSGQLKAMMDRCRALVAKDPHVFKGKVGMGLAVGGDRNGGQEIAITLINNFFVINEMIPVSGGAFGANLGASLWSKDKGAEGVAADEEGLRSLRMTLKRFYGVLEERRMA encoded by the coding sequence ATGAGAGTTTTCGGCATCAGCGGAAGCCCCCGCCTGGGGGGCACACACTACGCGGTCAACTACGCCCTGGACTACTTGAAGGATAAGGGCTGCGAGACGAGGTACTTCTCGGCAAGGGGGAAGGATATAAGGTTTTGCATACACTGCGACTATTGCATGAAGGAGAAAAAGGGCTGCATCCAGAAGGACGGCCTGGCGGAGTTTTACGAGGGCATGCAGTGGGCGGACGGGGTCGTCATGGGCACGCCGTGCTACCAGGGCACGCTGTCAGGCCAGCTCAAGGCGATGATGGACAGGTGTCGCGCCCTCGTGGCAAAGGACCCCCACGTTTTCAAGGGCAAGGTGGGAATGGGCCTCGCCGTTGGCGGGGACAGAAACGGGGGCCAGGAGATAGCGATTACCCTGATTAATAATTTTTTCGTCATTAATGAGATGATACCCGTGAGTGGTGGCGCCTTCGGCGCAAACCTCGGCGCATCACTGTGGTCGAAGGATAAGGGGGCCGAGGGCGTGGCGGCAGACGAGGAGGGGCTGCGCTCGCTCAGGATGACGCTTAAGCGTTTCTACGGCGTGCTCGAGGAGAGGAGGATGGCATGA
- the afpA gene encoding archaeoflavoprotein AfpA, with translation MTIRIAWGITGCGDKIEAIVNLMIELKKKYGLKVDVYTSKNARLVLKWYKLWDLIKDEFYDIRAEVDANSPFLVGKLQTGHYDMLLVAPATANTTAKIAHGIADTLLSSAVAQAAKARVPVYIFPPDNKPGELETILPGGRTLTIYIREVDVENVEKIRKMESITVLDSVEGIRKAIEDFVNKKQ, from the coding sequence ATGACGATACGGATAGCGTGGGGCATCACCGGGTGCGGGGACAAGATAGAGGCCATCGTCAACCTCATGATCGAGCTTAAGAAGAAGTATGGCCTCAAGGTGGACGTCTACACCTCTAAGAACGCGAGGCTGGTGCTAAAGTGGTACAAGCTCTGGGACCTTATAAAGGACGAGTTTTATGACATAAGGGCCGAGGTGGACGCTAACTCCCCTTTCCTGGTGGGTAAGCTCCAGACTGGCCACTACGACATGCTTCTCGTGGCCCCGGCCACCGCGAACACCACTGCCAAGATAGCGCACGGCATAGCCGATACCCTTCTGTCCAGCGCCGTGGCCCAGGCCGCCAAGGCCCGCGTCCCCGTCTACATCTTCCCTCCTGATAACAAGCCCGGTGAGCTCGAGACCATACTCCCCGGCGGAAGGACGCTTACAATATATATAAGAGAGGTCGACGTGGAGAACGTGGAGAAGATACGAAAGATGGAGAGCATAACCGTGCTAGACAGCGTAGAGGGCATCAGGAAGGCTATAGAGGATTTCGTGAATAAAAAACAATAA